TCCAACTGGCACAGATCCCACGCAGGAGCAATGGAAGCAGATTGCTGAAGTCATGATGGTACTGTACACAGACATGGACACAAATACAAACCGATACCACTGGGCCTCACCACTCATACACTTTAGAGCTTAGTGATAGCACAGTTATAGTGGAAGTCCAAAGACAAGcttgttaggttaactggtgaatctaaattgctcgtaggtgtgaatgtgagtgtgaatggctgtgtttgtctgtttgtgttggccctgagatagactggtgacctgtccaggtttTACCAGGATCCAGCCCCCAGCATCCCTGAACAGGATAGGTGGTTATAGATGATGAATGGATGTATGGAAGGTCACAGGGGTTATCATGGCTTGCAAATGTTGATATAGGTTTTGAGTGTAATTCATGACATGATTTTGCATCcttaattttaattacagtacAATTATTGTTTGATCCTTTTTTCTGATCTTTTCCAGAGGAGGAACCTGTTTGCGTTTTTTGATTCTGCTTATCAGGGATTTGCCTCAGGCAATTTGGACAAAGATGCCTGGGCAGTCCGCTACTTTGTCTCGATGGGTTTTGAAATGTTCGTCGCCCAGTCGTTCTCCAAGAACTTTGGCCTTTACAGTAAGTGACCCCGGGGTGCATTGAGTTGTAGATTACATGACTGCAGAACATTCTTTGTAGTGTCCTTATTCACAATGTCTTTAGCAAAGCACCTAATATGAACACATTTTAGCAACAAAGAGTTATGGATGAGCCAGTAACTTTCTTACAGGCTCTTATTTACAGAAGCAAGGTCTCTAGTGGTTTTCAGAGCTGCCCCTTTTCTGCTAAAGGGACAGGTAAAAAGAATTTGTATGTTTGTCCCATCAGATGAGCGTGTAGGCAACCTGACTGTTGTAGCTCGTGATGCCGACAACCTGGTACGAATTCTGTCCCAGATGGAGAAGGTTGTAAGGACCACTTGGTCGAACCCACCGTCTCATGGAGCTCGGATTGTTGCCATCACTCTTAATTCTCCTGAGCTTTTCACTGAATGGTCAGCAAAAAGATTACCTTATGAAATATCAGCACTGCATAAGGTATTTTATGTATgacaataattaattttctgATTTAACGTTATTCTTTGCCTTTAGGAAGGACAATGTTAAGACCATGGCCGACAGGGTATTACTGATGAGGGCTCAATTGAAAGCTAAGCTTCAAGCTCTGGGGACACCGGGGACCTGGGACCACATCACAGAGCAGATTGGCATGTTTAGCTTCACAGGCCTGAATCGTGAGTACAAAATCCAGCAGACCAGTAGTTGGACTTAACACTTGAAGTTGGTGCAGTTACACAAAAAAGCCTGAACTCCACTGAATGCCACTaaaaatgagaaacaacaaaacacatacGTTACAGAGGGGGGACATAGGCAATGCACGTTGCTTTGTAAAAtcacgtttttttttaacatttgtttataatACTGCACGACATGTTTTCCTTTGACACACAGATGCTACTGTCTCATGAATAGTTAAATTGGGTTCTGCTGTTTTTCCTGCAGCCAAACAAGTAGAATATTTGACAAAGGAGAAACACGTCTACATAATGACCAGTGGCCGCATTAACATGTGCGGTTTGACCACCAAGAACATCAACTATGTGGCCGAGTCCATCCATGCAGCCGTCACCATGGTCCAGTAGAAGACTACACTACCGGCAGATCCCAGCTCTTCCTCTTTCCTGGCTCTGGGCTGATCTGATAACATGGATGGGATTCGTATCCAGCAGATTTCCTGGAGCAAACAGCTCCCGGGGTCTCTTTCACCTCTAAGCTTTCTGTATCTTTGATTAGCTTTAGGCTAAACATGTCCTGGACCTATTTTTCTACTGACTGCACAAAGACGTTATAGATCTTCATCTATAACATAGTTTCAAAATTATGAAAAGTATTATTTTGAGCGTAAATTGTGTTCTTAATTTCTCCTattctctgtgtctgtcaccTACTTATAGCATTTGAATCTTTTTTAACATGCCATGTACTGCATATGTGTGATTACGAAGAACATTTTAACAGGGTTTTTAAGAGGTTCTGTGACCATGTTGCAGTTTTACAATGTTTATTGTCAAACTGTTATGATTCATccatttttttaagtgttaacacacttaaaacattttgctttgccTAAGTGGCAGAAACTTGACCAAATTGATTTAATGTAGCCTCAATTAGTACATGCAATTTATTTACTATCCGTCATGAAGTAGCTGTACGATATCTGTTGCTGATCAAAAGTGAAGAAGAATTGAGTGTTAAGAAGATGTTTTTTAACTAGAAATATGTCATTTAGTAATGATACTGGGTTATAATTACCTCATGATTGATCGGTTTGTGGAGTGTTGTTTCCTCTTGTTGGCACAGTGAATGTCTGTGCTATTATGCAAGAGCCTCTTATCAGTGGTACAAACATACTAATCAACCTGTTTGCTATTGTATCAATGTGCACAGTACACCACTAAAAAAGTTGCACAATTAAGCAAATGGTTTGCAGCTGGAAATGTTCACATGAAACTATTCATATAAAACACTACTTTAATAAAGAACTTTGAATATTCTGTTCGTAATAGTGTCGTACATTAAGTATTGGGAATAGATTTGGTTTTAATTATAAGGTCCTGTGCCCCAAGCTTCCACACAAATCCTTTAAGGTCAAACAAATATGATAAACAAATAGACAAATGTGACTAGcggaaacaaaataaaatacacaagaaTAATAGTttgttaaatttattattattttatgatttttctcATATATAACATATGTTCTGTCTCTTGAGGTCTTTGGGTAACGTTTATAGTCATatgcattttacaaaatgtaacttttccCAAACATTCTCTTCAACATTCTCTCACTCCTTACAAATATAAATCAGAGAAAAACCAGCTGAAAATATCCGAAAGTGTTCTGCTTAGCAATAGTTTCTGATTCGCAAAAAACTTCACTCAAAGTCAATTGTCAGATCAAAAGACTTGCTGTGTGTTCTGCGTGCACAAAGCGATCAATGTGAGCAGCTTGGCAGTGCAGTATCTTTGTACTTCCACAACCTTACCAGGCAGAATGTATTACAtcaatgtgtgtgagtgtttccaAACACCACCTGTGCATGTGCGTTTGTCTTTTCAGAGGGGTGGTGGCTTGACGTCAGTGTGCATCATATTGCTTTTTCCTCTTatatgtgtctgtctctgttctgtTAACAAGAGTACCTGCCAAGATTTCACAATGTATTGGCTGCAACTGTCTCGTTTTAAAAAAGGgtcaaattgttattttataatGATTGATTGagcaaaacataatttcattCATGCAGTATTTTAATAGCTAAATAAATGGCTTTGAAAAACTTTCAGTGTGCAGGCTTCTTCTTCCACCTCTTCAGCATGTACAGCTTCCTTTGATCTACCCCTCTGCAGCCATCACCCCCATCTGCTGTAAAGTTGAAAAATGTATAGCAATTTCTTTTGATCAATTTGCATCCTCCCTCTATTTTAGATCCATGTATTAAGACTTCAGGCTCCTCTTTAAAATTGATCTACGACCTACAGTGGTGTCAGATTTCATTAGGAAACACAGCACCGCTGTGGGGAGAAGTTACTGCTGACTGGAATAACCCCATGCATGCATCCTTGTACATAAGCATGCATAAGGAAAACCAGGGATTTCTACACGGGGTAAATCTACAGTAAAAGCAGCgtaaacaaacatgcaaatagCAATTACTTCCTCGATAATACATACAATATCCAATAGTAGCAATATCCTAAAGTAGCTTATTGTTATTGGTGTATGCAGCTTTAATGTCTGAGATGAACTGTACACAGAAAAGTGGTTAATACAATTACTTATGCTAAGATGTCATGAAATTCTCTTTGAATATGATGATTCTCCTGCATGTTCTACTGAATGTAATGAAAAGACAGGTTGATGAATTCAAAAACACCATCTAGAGAAAAGGTGGATCGGTGAGGGTGTTAGATTGATAAAACAGTGAGCTAATGAGTTCAAGTTATATACCGTACAATACAGTATGTAAGATGACTTGTATTgctatattttaattacattaggTTTTTAAATAGGTAAGGAACTATTTGGTTTCTATCCcaggttgtttttattgtgcatACCCCTCAAAGTTGCTGAGAGGTCAGTGTATACAATAAATAGTCATTCAAGCTAAGATATTATTTATggcttattttaaataaatattctctTTTCCTGTGGTGTAAGAAATGTGCTGTTGTTTAGTGCCTTTTTCTTCTAAGCCAGTGGTGTGTTGGCTTTTGGTGGCAGTAGGTGGCACCCTTATAGAACATTAGGACAGTCTcctgtatgtatatatgtatgtcatacagtatgtggaactgtgtcataataataataacaaataatgaaTACTGTTGTATTCATTGTTTGACCAATTAAATGGTCAAAGTTGGCTCAGATATGATGTAAGTACCTTATTGGTTTTCTCCATATTTGGAGATCTCATTGGAGATCTATTATGCAGTTGTAACCTTGTGGCTTAAATGAGATGGCTAAACACTATAAATACAATAACACAGCATGTGAATAAAACCTGCAGGTCCATACAGTCTAGTGTAAGGCTGGATAAATCCGATGCTATGTGGTTTAGGTTTCTCCAGTGTCCTATGTCTGTCAATGACCTGGACGTTATTTTAGGTTGTGAAGTCTGGCAAATTTGGGgcagtgtgtgtcagtaagGACCTGAGTATTATCAGTGTCTACAGCTGGTAGGATGGCTTGGAGAGAGGGAGTCTGTGAGGGGACGATTGGCTGGCGAGGCTACCCAGCgaatgacaaagagaaaaacgaCAGTGTGCGATTCATGCCTCTTCCTCAGTGTCACTGTGCTAGCTTGTCATTGATGGTTGCTCTGAGCCTTCCTCCAAACTCTTTTCCCCTTCTCGAGACTTTTTTCGCCTCTTGTTACCTAGAAATGGAGGAGAACATGAACTGAAATTTAGGTAAGTCGATGCTGGTTAAAATACTTGCCCGAAAATGCAGCTGCATGAGATCTCTCTGGCTTttctcatctttacatttgtttaactgCAGATAAAAGCAACTGTTACTAAactaatttacattttccagtACAGGAATGACCATCGTCTGTATTCAGCCCACATATCAGGTCATATCACACGTcaataataaaagataaataagtCATGTTTTATCTGAGCCAAAAGGGACAGTTGCATCTGGAAAATCTGCGCAGCAGGAAGGAGTAGGTTGCAGCAAAGGACACAACAGATCCCTTGTTGCTAAGATACACCCAGCTCCATTGCTATGTCTGACAGTATAGTTTGGGCACATCTGACagtatgtgtgggtgtgctgCAGCATCAGTGTTCATGACAAATGGCTCACTCACTCAATTTACGCAAAAGCTTCTTTCCTATGTTCTCCTCAGAGCTGGACAGTGACAGAGAGCTGATGAAGGGAGAGGTGGATGGCTGAGACTCTGTTGGCACATCTAAAAGTTTAAGAGATAAGAATAAGACAGAAGGTACAGAGgagaaatgacaaaatacatgGAATCAGGCAGGAGAATATTCAGCCTATAACATAAATTCTGTGGCAGGGGGCAGCTTTATAAGGTGGAAGTGACAGCTTTTATAGCAATACTGCAAAGTTTTTAGGATTCAACGGTGAGCAACACTCACCATTCTCTCCATAACTGTCCGGCTTGTCCTCGTGAATGTAGGGAATCTCGTCCATTCGGAGGAACACAGTATCATTTGGACTTCTTTGCCCATCAGATTTGCTGCCTGTGAAGCAGAATCAGACAAAGCAGCCTTAAGGTAAACATATTTAGTGAGATATTGTGTTGTAAAAGACAGTGAAACCTGGTGTCTGACCAGTGATTTGTCAAAAtgagtcaaacacacaaactggttCGTATGTTACTCACAGGAAGCATATGTATTGTGGGATAACCTTTGGGCATCTACAATACTTACGAACAATACGGTTTCTTTCATTGAGCTGGAAGGTACTGCGAAGGCCACCGTGGGGATGGAGATGTGCAAGGCGTGCCAGCCCAagtcgagtgtgtgtgtgtgttagggggAGGGCGATGCTGTGTGAGCGAGCCTCCGGAGCTGTAGGCCTCCCCTTAGCCCCAGGATCCACGGGGTCTGGGGTCTGAGGGGAGCTGTCCATCCTGGTGGCTGTCAGGGCATTCTGGTAGTGGTTCCTGCTAATCTGTAGAGACATGAAAAGCAAGTTTTCTCATGAGGATcaactttgtgtgtgcatgtacggTGGCATCTGTGCCTACAGAACCCCAGTGCACGTGGACAGGAGGAAACCTGGACTGTTTTCAAGTAAGGAGGGAAGTAAAGTGAGAGGGCAAATCTGTCTTTAAGGCAAAAAATGTTTACTATTGGACCTCAATTATCCGTAGTGATTAAAGGTTTTTAGAAGGGAGAGCAAGAACGTGGATATCTGTGTTCAGTCAGAATCCGGGATTAGGAAATATCAAAGGCAAAGAATGCACCAGAGGAAGAGTCTGCATTTTTGGTTAATTCAAAGATTAAATGGAGGAGCTTAAAAATGCAGTGGCTTGCATGTGCTCCCGGTTTTGACTTTGAGTGTGGAGGAAATTAGGTATTTGAGTGTATAATGAGAGGGGTTGATTTTTGTGGCTGTGTATGTAACCTTGATGATCTGCAGGTCTGTGAGCTGTCGAACTGAGTAGTCTGGTAAGTAGACTACTCCTGTAGTGAGCTGACCCACGCTGCCTCCACTCAGTAATGAATCTGATTGGTTCAGGCCACTGCTCCGGGAACTGTACCTATGAACTGAACAGAACACAAGTAGAAAAGTTGTGCAACATCATTATTGGGTCAAAAAAAGCAGTGTGAAAAGAGTTCACCCAATTCTATCAAAATGCTCTTTCATTTCAagttcctgtttctgtttcaaatgggaggaatttttaaaatattgaaatatttgaaaacttTTTATGGAGTCTTCCAGAAAACTTACTCTAAGCAGCACACGTGAAAAACATGGACACAAAGTCGCAcaagaaacagacagagagagaggagggggaagaTTAAAGCTGGATTTCACATAATCCTGTGCAGGTCATGCCCTTTCTACTGGGAAATTTTCTGAAATCActtcttttaattaattactttcTATGGCTGTTGCTGCTCCTGCAGGCTGATGCTACACAGACACTAGACTGTAAAAACACCTCCGTtacgagttttttttttaaatattgtttacatCTCTATGTTGTCATCATTATTCCCATTGTCATTGTTATAGAATTATTGATCTGTTATATGTGCACTTACTTACCAGTGGGCAGGGGTGGAATGAGTGCTGGCATGCCATAATAGGAAAACGCTCCATTTTCAAAGCGCAGAGCCTCCTTTCCTATCTCTACTTCCACTCGTCCCTGCAATGTGAACACAGCCATTTACACGCATTAGGTCTGAACTCTACGTTCACGGTGTGAACAATGAATTGATTACTCATATAATGGAGTCGCCCACACAGGAAATATAAACACTATCATTTCGATCACTAATTAACACGTTTCAACAATTCACTGccttttttgtcagtttggGATTCACCTGCAGGATGAGGACAAAGTAGTCGATAGGTTTATTTCTCTGGAAGAGGTAGTGTTGAGGAGCGTGTTTGTTCTTTGGGTTGAACTTGAGTTCCTGCACAACACTGGGATGTTTGATAAGACGCAGCAAGATCTTCTCAGACAGGTGACATGGCCTAAAAGGCTCCACCTCTATGAGATAGAcaccaaataaacacacaagagCAAACCAAAATGGGAGTCAAAGAAAGAATTTACCTTTCATATTTTATCCAGCAATTTATGTGCATGCAAGAATACTATTCATGcagcaataaacaaaaatgaagttCTACCTGTTGCCAGGAAACGGTGTGTTGCAAGCAACAACTGGGGTGAGATCTTAACCTTCAGCTCATTTTCTGCCAgtttgaaaatagaaaaatccTGCTGTTTCCTCTCATGGTTGGATACCCTCCTTTTGGTCCGATTATCAGCtatggacacacacagtttgcaaTTTCTTTAAAGTGAATGGTACAGAAGAAAAGTGTGACCGATGTCAATTTACTACATATGCTACACACTGTAAATACAATGGTCTTATCCACAAAAGGAATTAACAGCCACTGATCGCATTAGTGGATGCAGTCTTATGCAAGACCCTATACATTTCTAGATAGCTCATGACAATCCACTTCTGTGGATGAGTGCAGATGAGAgaaatgttaaatttatttCACTGATGACACTCTAGCCTGAAGTGCAAAGCCTGACGAGATTAGCTGCTCTGTGCCATACATGGCTTACACACATCTTCATATGCGCATATAGACACACAAGAAGCCCAGAGTCTCTGAACACCCACACAAGTGCACCCATGACAAAGACTGTGACACATACTCTGTAATTACAACTGTTACACGCTACAGATTGTTCTCTTCCTCTGCTATcgtgattttgttttgtggaaACGTATAATTACAGTCATTTTACCATAATATCCAAATACTAAAATTCAGTGAGTGAAGGGAAAGCACAGAGCAGATTAGATATGAAGTGAAGGAAGAGTGGCATTTAAATTCTGTCTGTGGAGAACCTTTCTAGCCAATTAAATATGAGCGGATTATGATGATTATCTGTGAGACTGagccatttattttcattattaaattatcCATCGGCAAAGAGCTTGGTACAACATGGGAGAGAAGGTGAGATCAATAGTTTAATGAGAAATCAGGAGGGTAGatggtacaaaaataaaactgcaatgCACTATTCACACTACAGTTCCACTAGTAAAATCTCTAATAATTACTGTGTAAATATATTCTGTCACATTGAGCCTTTTCCAGAAAGGTTGTTCACCATAGAGCTGAACAGCCTGTCAGCTACTGTGACAAGCTGAAAGAAAATCTATTGAGTATGGAATCTTGGGAGTTGATTTACAGCTGATGCAATGGTGATTTTGACAACTCAAAAATTAATCAGCATGTTTATTcatcatacatactgtacaggtCTGTCTCATCCACAATCTCAGACTTGATGATCTCTTCAATGACGTCCTCCAGGGTAATGATGCCCATCACTTCATAGAAGGGGTCCCCCTCTCCCTCACTGTTAACCCTCTGCACCACAGCTAGGTGGGATTTACCTGCAATTATTGGAAATGCAAAAGGATGGAGAAGTAGTGAATGGATGTTCATGCTAAAAACTGCTCAGGCAAAGGGTTGAGAGGTAACGTCACCAGATAAAAATAACATGAATCAACAGCCTCCAACTGGATCTGTGCAGTCAAGTCAGCATTACTACACCAACTGGAGAACAGAGGACATAAACGCAGGAGAGGTTTATCtaagtgttttaatttgaaatcatttCAATGTCAGGATTACcctggtgtatgtgtgtgggacTCAGTCAAGTAGTAACTGGGCATTGGGAGATTAGTCTGGAGACACTTTGACAGTTCTTGGCCCTTATGTAAATACTGAGATTATGCAATCAGTCTGGAAATGCTTGCATCTGCTGACTAAACTGACCGTGTTGCTGCCACCTCTGTAAGCCACACATACACTACACgccatgcacacatacacactgtacacatcCATGACAGACCCAGCACTACCACTCAGTGTTTGGCGGAACATGACAAGCCTGCCAGATAAAATGGCACAGCCAGCCAACAGCATCTCTAGAGTCTGTTGATAAAGCAAATGTGACAAGTAGCCAACGTTGCCAACATCACAAGGAGAGAGTAACGGGAAAAAAAGAGCGTAAACAAAGCCACCATTGGACTAGCTGCAATGCTAGCTAGTTGTTACATATACACGTTTTTCCATATTGAATttctattaaataataaagagaaaaatactATTCTGCTTAATGTATTTTACACTTGTAGAGTATCTTACATGTCTTTTGTCTTGTTACAGTAGGCTGGTGACAAGTAAGTGATCTAGCCAAATTTAGAATGTTACTGAAACAGACACTTCAGTGGTGACATATGAACAGTCTCCAACTTCGAACAAATCAGTGGCTCATGTGAGATGGGATGATTTAGGGGATCACTGCTAAGGGataaaatggatcaaattcttTAATCCActgcaacaagaaaaaaaaaagcttattgaCTGGCAGGCACTCGTCAAAAACTGTGGCTGACATTGTACTCCGAGCTCAGGTCAGCTTGTCTGAAGAGTTCAGGTAAGTCGGAGGTGGATTTGCCCTCAGCTGCTGATGTGCCCAGGCAGGCACTGCATTACATCATTCACATGTTACATAATACTCTTGCAgagtggcacacacacacacacacacacacacacacttaccagactcacatagacacacatgCCTGGAGCAAAACTGGGTCTACCATAGATGTCccttttacaaatgtttctgCCTGGCCAGTTTCTAGGCTCCTCCAATCTATTTTTTAACTCCAAGTGTAATTTAAAATCATAGGTAATGTCTGCATGTATATTATGTACATTATACTATCTATGTATGTCTGTAAACATTACGGCCATACAGTACTATGGAAGAAAACCACAGCAATTTTCCTTTTCAATTCAACAGTGTAAGAAAGAAGCTGGATTAGCTCCATCTTAaccaattttttatttcaaatattgcATGCACTAATACTACAGATCAAATACCCCATATAATATAACACTGAGAGGGACCATTCTGCTTTACCATGATACTTTAGGTAGCATATTAAGTGTTCCTAATACTTCCTCcagtaaaataaatgctaaatggtaaatggtctgcacttatatagcacttttctacctattggtactcaaagtgctttaataAGTGTTAAAATAAGTGTGGCTACACCTTTCACCAATTACAGACATAGGTTTTGCGTTACCAATAAACCTTGCCATGAAACCAGAAATGTAAGTAAAGAATATAGCCTATAGTTTGACAACTGATTAAATCATATATATTTTCCAAACCTCAGCACGTTTGAAATCCTCCCTTCTGTTTCTTACATGACTGCTGACATTTCCATCCTTTCTCCTAACACAGCCCTCAGCCCTGCCCATCACCCTTCCCAGTGAGACATCCTCACAGATTTCAGCCTGGCGTCATGAACAGTGGGAGGCTTTAATTCATAAGAGCTAAGTAGGAAGGAAGGGAGAGGGGAAGGGAAAGGTTAGAGCTGAATTTTTCATGGTTGCTCTGCAGGCTTGGGTGGCGATGACCTACAGGGAGGGAGAAGTTTCATAGTCACTCTGAGCTGACAAGTAGGTGCACACAAACCATTTAAAAGGTGATGAATGACTTCACCTTTCTACCTTATT
The nucleotide sequence above comes from Channa argus isolate prfri chromosome 1, Channa argus male v1.0, whole genome shotgun sequence. Encoded proteins:
- the got1 gene encoding aspartate aminotransferase, cytoplasmic, with translation MSIFCDVPQAAPVAVFKLIQDFNNDQCPTKVNLGVGAYRTDEGQPWILPVVKKVEKIIVQDDRLNHEYLPILGLHEFRSSASKIVLGDDSPAIKENRVGAVQCLGGTGALKIGAEFLRRFYNGTNNTKTPVYVSTPTWENHNNLFSSAGLEDVRPYKYWDAKKRGLDLAGFLSDLQSCPEHSIFVLHACAHNPTGTDPTQEQWKQIAEVMMRRNLFAFFDSAYQGFASGNLDKDAWAVRYFVSMGFEMFVAQSFSKNFGLYNERVGNLTVVARDADNLVRILSQMEKVVRTTWSNPPSHGARIVAITLNSPELFTEWKDNVKTMADRVLLMRAQLKAKLQALGTPGTWDHITEQIGMFSFTGLNPKQVEYLTKEKHVYIMTSGRINMCGLTTKNINYVAESIHAAVTMVQ